One part of the Vitis riparia cultivar Riparia Gloire de Montpellier isolate 1030 chromosome 8, EGFV_Vit.rip_1.0, whole genome shotgun sequence genome encodes these proteins:
- the LOC117920316 gene encoding casein kinase 1-like protein HD16, whose translation MPELRSGPRRSKRLDDLQPSPQPGDQAENWLLPAQNRPRRRVGGGRGRGCNATPLAKGPSAAIATRPAAAGRGRGIRLIDLDPEPPCEVHPEAGALGVAEPAFNRVDAVADKEIAMEGGSAEKIIGAEEEASTTPVPERVQVGNSPIYKIERKLGKGGFGQVYVGRRVSGGTERTGPDALEVALKFEHRNSKGCNYGPPYEWQVYNTLNGCYGIPWVHYKGRQGDYYILVMDMLGPSLWDLWNSVGQTMSPNMVACIAVEAISILEKLHMKGFVHGDVKPENFLLGQPGTADEKKLFLIDLGLASKWKDTTSGQHVDYDQRPDIFRGTIRYASVHAHLGRTGSRRDDLESLAYTLIFLIKGRLPWQGYQGDNKSFLVCKKKMATSPELMCCFCPAPFKQFLEAVTNMKFDEEPNYPKLISLFENLIEPVQTRPIRIDGALKVGQKRGRLLINLEEDEQPKKKVRLGSPATQWISVYNARRPMKQRYHYNVADSRLPQHVEKGNEDGLHISCVASSSNLWALIMDAGTGYSSQVYELSAVFLHKDWIMEQWEKNYYISSIAGAANGSSLVVMSKGTPYTQQSYKVSESFPFKWINKKWKEGFHVTSMTTAGSRWGVVMSRNSGYTDQVVELDFLYPSEGIHRRWECGYRITSMAATNDQAAFILSIPKRKMMDETQETLRTSAFPSTHVKEKWSKNLYIAAICYGRTVC comes from the exons ATGCCAGAGTTGCGAAGTGGACCGCGGAGATCAAAGCGGCTTGATGATCTTCAACCTTCGCCACAACCAGGGGATCAAGCAGAAAATTGGCTTCTGCCTGCTCAAAACAGACCCAGGAGGAGAGTTGGTGGTGGAAGAGGAAGGGGCTGTAATGCTACGCCTCTAGCAAAAGGGCCTTCAGCAGCGATAGCCACAAGGCCAGCGGCTGCCGGTAGAGGCAGGGGCATTAGATTGATAGACTTAGATCCAGAGCCTCCTTGTGAGGTTCATCCAGAAGCTGGTGCTTTAGGTGTTGCAGAGCCTGCTTTTAATCGAGTAGACGCCGTGGCAGATAAAGAAATTGCAATGGAAGGTGGAAGTGCAGAGAAAATTATTGGAGCCGAGGAAGAAGCAAGCACCACTCCTGTCCCAGAGAGG GTACAAGTGGGTAATTCTCCTATATACAAGATAGAAAGGAAGTTAGGTAAGGGTGGTTTTGGTCAAGTGTATGTTGGCAGAAGGGTAAGTGGTGGCACTGAAAGAACGGGACCTGATGCGCTTGAG GTAGCATTGAAGTTTGAGCACCGGAATAGCAAAGGATGCAATTATGGCCCTCCTTACGAGTGGCAAGTCTACAA CACTCTAAATGGTTGTTATGGGATTCCCTGGGTTCACTACAAGGGTCGCCAAGGAGATTACTACATTCTG GTCATGGACATGTTGGGGCCAAGTCTTTGGGATCTTTGGAATTCTGTAGGCCAGAC GATGTCACCAAATATGGTGGCTTGCATTGCAGTAGAGGCAATATCAATTCTCGAGAAGCTTCACATGAAGGG GTTTGTGCATGGAGATGTGAAGCCAGAGAACTTTTTACTTGGTCAACCTGGAACTGCTGATGAGAAGAAGCTATTTCTTATTGATCTTGGTTTGG CCTCTAAATGGAAAGACACCACATCTGGTCAACATGTTGATTATGATCAGAGGCCTGACATATTCAG GGGAACAATACGGTATGCAAGTGTGCATGCACATTTAGGACGGACAGGAAGTAGAAGGGATGATCTCGAGTCACTAGCTTACACATTAATATTTCTCATTAAAGGAAGATTACCATGGCAGGGCTATCAG GGAGACAACAAGAGTTTCCTTGTTTGTAAGAAAAAGATGGCTACTTCACCAGAGTTGATGTGTTGCTTTTGTCCTGCTCCATTCAAACAGTTCCTTGAAGCTGTTACTAATATGAAATTTGACGAGGAGCCAAATTATCCCAAGCTGATATCTCTTTTTGAGAACCTAATTGAACCTGTACAAACGAGACCGATTAGAATTGATGGAGCTCTTAAG GTTGGGCAAAAGCGGGGAAGATTGCTCATAAATTTGGAAGAAGATGAGCAGCCAAAGAAGAAAGTACGATTAGGTAGCCCTGCGACCCAGTGGATATCAGTTTACAATGCGCGTCGTCCCATGAAGCAGAG ATATCACTACAATGTAGCAGACTCAAGGCTGCCTCAGCACGTAGAGAAGGGTAATGAAGATGGGTTACATATAAGCTGTGTGGCCTCTTCATCAAATCTTTGGGCCCTTATTATGGATGCGGGAACAGGTTATAGTTCCCAGGTCTATGAACTATCAGCTGTCTTCCTGCATAag GATTGGATTATGGAACAGTGGGAAAAGAATTACTACATCAGCTCAATAGCAGGGGCTGCTAATGGGAGTTCTTTGGTTGTCATGTCTAAAG GAACTCCTTATACCCAGCAGTCATACAAAGTGAGTGAATCCTTTCCCTTTAAATGGATTAATAAGAAGTGGAAAGAAGGTTTCCATGTCACATCTATGACTACTGCTGGAAGTCGCTGGGGGGTGGTAATGTCCAGGAACTCTGGATATACTGATCAG GTTGTGGAGCTTGATTTTCTGTATCCAAGTGAAGGAATACACCGGAGATGGGAGTGTGGTTACCGGATTACATCTATGGCTGCAACTAATGACCAAGCAGCTTTCATACTGAGCATACCAAAACGTAAAATGATGGACGAAACTCAAGAAACCCTTCGTACCTCTGCCTTCCCAAGCACCCATGTAAAG gaAAAATGGTCCAAAAATCTCTACATTGCAGCAATTTGTTATGGGCGAACTGTTTGTTAA
- the LOC117920501 gene encoding glutamate dehydrogenase 1: MNALVATNRNFKLAARLLGLDSKLEKSLLIPFREIKVECTIPKDDGTLASFVGFRVQHDNARGPMKGGIRYHPEVDPDEVNALAQLMTWKTAVANIPYGGAKGGIGCNPGELSLSELERLTRVFTQKIHDLIGVSTDVPAPDMGTNSQTMAWILDEYSKFHGYSPAVVTGKPIDLGGSLGRDAATGRGVLFATEALLHEHGKSIAGQRFVVQGFGNVGSWAAQLISEHGGKIVAVSDITGAIKNSKGIDIPSLLKHSVEHRGVKGFNGADPIDPKSILVEDCDVLIPAALGGVINRENANEIKAKFIIEAANHPTDPEADEILSKKGVVILPDIYANSGGVTVSYFEWVQNIQGFMWDEEKVNNELRTYMTRGFKDVKEMCRTHNCDLRMGAFTLGVNRVARATVLRGWEA; this comes from the exons ATGAATGCATTGGTGGCAACCAACCGAAACTTTAAGCTGGCAGCTCGCCTTTTGGGGTTGGACTCAAAGCTTGAAAAGAGTTTACTCATCCCGTTTAGGGAAATCAAG GTTGAGTGCACCATACCCAAAGACGATGGTACTTTGGCATCATTTGTTGGATTCAGGGTTCAACATGACAACGCTAGAGGCCCCATGAAGGGAGGGATCAGATACCACCCAGAG GTTGACCCAGATGAGGTAAATGCTTTGGCACAACTAATGACATGGAAGACAGCAGTAGCAAATATTCCATACGGTGGGGCCAAAGGAGGGATAGGATGTAATCCAGGGGAGCTAAGCTTGTCTGAGCTAGAGCGACTGACAAGAGTCTTCACCCAAAAGATACATGATCTAATTGGGGTCTCCACAGATGTTCCAGCACCTGATATGGGAACAAACTCACAG ACCATGGCATGGATACTAGATGAGTACTCGAAATTTCATGGCTACTCACCTGCTGTGGTGACTGGAAAGCCTATT GATCTCGGTGGATCTCTGGGCAGAGATGCAGCTACAGGAAGGGGAGTACTCTTTGCAACAGAGGCCCTTCTTCATGAACATGGGAAGAGCATTGCCGGACAACGGTTTGTTGTACAG GGGTTTGGGAATGTGGGTTCCTGGGCTGCCCAACTCATCAGTGAACATGGTGGAAAGATTGTTGCTGTAAGTGACATTACTGGAGCCATTAAGAATAGCAAAGGAATTGACATTCCAAGCCTCCTCAAGCATTCTGTGGAACACCGTGGAGTCAAAGGTTTCAATGGGGCAGATCCAATAGATCCAAAGTCGATATTGGTTGAAGATTGTGACGTCCTCATCCCAGCAGCCCTTGGGGGTGTGATCAACAG GGAAAatgcaaatgaaattaaagccaaatttattattgaagcAGCCAACCATCCAACAGACCCTGAAGCAGATGAG ATCCTATCAAAGAAAGGTGTTGTCATTCTTCCAGACATATATGCAAACTCGGGGGGAGTCACTGTCAGTTATTTTGAGTGGGTTCAG AACATTCAAGGTTTCATGTGGGATGAGGAGAAAGTAAACAATGAACTGCGGACGTACATGACCAGAGGGTTCAAAGATGTGAAGGAGATGTGCAGAACCCACAATTGCGATCTGCGCATGGGAGCATTCACCCTTGGAGTTAACCGTGTTGCCAGGGCAACCGTCCTTAGGGGTTGGGAAGCCTAA
- the LOC117920502 gene encoding putative H/ACA ribonucleoprotein complex subunit 1-like protein 1 — protein sequence MRPPRGRGGGFRGRDGGRGGGRGGRFGGGRGGFRDEGPPSEVVEVSTFLHACEGDAVTKLTNAKIPYFNAPIYLQNKTQIGKVDEIFGPINESYFSVKMMEGIVATSYSSGDKFFIDPAKLLPLERFLPQPKGHPQAAFRGGRGGGRGGGRGGGRGGGGFRGRGGPRGGRGPPRGGRGGGFRGRGRS from the exons ATGAGACCTCCAAGAGGGAGAGGCGGTGGTTTCAGGGGCCGAGACGGCGGTCGTGGCGGCGGTAGGGGTGGTCGCTTCGGTGGTGGCCGCGGTGGATTTCGCGATGAAGGCCCCCCTTCCGAAGTCGTAG AGGTTTCCACATTCCTACATGCTTGTGAGGGTGATGCAGTGACAAAGCTCACAAATGCGAAAATACCCTACTTTAATGCTCCAATTTATCTGCAGAACAAGACCCAGATAGGGAAAGTTGATGAAATCTTCGGCCCCATCAATGAGTCT TATTTCTCTGTTAAAATGATGGAAGGGATCGTGGCCACTTCATATTCATCTGGTGATAAGTTCTTCATTGATCCTGCCAAGCTTTTGCCCTTGGAGAGATTTCTTCCCCAACCCAA GGGACATCCACAAGCTGCTTTTAGGGGTGGTCGCGGTGGAGGCAGAGGTGGTGGTAGGGGTGGTGGCCGTGGAGGTGGTGGCTTTCGAGGAAGGGGTGGACCTAGGGGTGGCAGAGGTCCTCCTAGAGGTGGTCGTGGTGGTGGCTTCAGAGGCAGAGGCAGATCATAG